The proteins below come from a single Pseudochaenichthys georgianus chromosome 14, fPseGeo1.2, whole genome shotgun sequence genomic window:
- the bach1b gene encoding transcription regulator protein BACH1b: protein MSVMAAPRSSVFTFESSVHSSHVLSRLDEQRRRDTLCDVTVVVEGHSLRAHRSVLASCSEYFAHRISSLTQHGAVISLPQEVTVSGFEPLLKFAYTSKLLFGKNNVLEIRNSASFLGFRDLDESCFDFLLPKFFSSNDSAPVPRKTCCKKICKRQLLKEDIDSDSVLLNEKEVEPVDDSLCKQEVAWHCNKSVNNTMGSLNKASTLPPEAEGTNIEYTQCPKYRKFQLACCKESCVTDKSLNNPATVTRDNWDVSCSPPSSSAKSKKEADVEFPHISTSNSTTQSEGGAHEPWKNDKKTENVGEVDVIEKDTHERQRKWIKKEREMNVGEEISSSDRSTVKEVSSGSSTSLGERSSGFILKHCPLKTFVEAPAITLSQGFVVDITEGKKTNNSGAPPPVSITHKAEEQVEAEVKMADDEIDLGWQDRGSMESVTLSVDNARERSTEEREMAEHLARRLGSDVEPDAGSSSDTGSGQAQSKSLEWSKCHNISSTSTSCPFFQDLEQGRCGWKGAELSECEGGSQSGVSSFNSGEDGEWETETEGDSEAYARERARQVQLPFSVEWIVDLSRNDFQQLLKQQVFTREQLEFVHDMRRRSKNRLAAQRCRKRKVDCIYNLQCEINKLKTERETLMTEKSHLSQMKSKACHNVSALCQRVCSEANLQPEQLQVLAKYSSPDCPVSSLSTHMDALFSQPGLLLQPHAVRSDCLVGHDEYMASDEASSSRKDTLTREDHHSL from the exons ATGTCTGTGATGGCTGCTCCACGGtcgtctgtgtttacatttgaGTCTTCGGTGCATTCCTCCCATGTGCTGAGCCGCCTGGACGAGCAGCGTCGCCGGGACACGTTGTGTGATGTTACCGTGGTGGTGGAGGGCCACAGTTTGAGAGCCCACCGCTCAGTGCTCGCTTCCTGTAGCGAGTACTTCGCACACAGGATTTCCTCCCTCACACAGCATGGAGCTGTCATCAGTCTGCCACAAGAG GTGACAGTTTCTGGCTTTGAACCTTTGCTGAAATTTGCCTACACATCCAAACTTCTCTTCGGGAAAAACAATGTCTTAGAAATACGCAATTCAGCTTCCTTTCTTGGTTTCAGAGACCTAGACGAGTCATGCTTTGATTTCCTCCTCCCCAAGTTCTTCTCCAGCAATGACTCTGCCCCTGTCCCGAGAAAGACCTGTTGCAAGAAGATATGTAAGAGACAATTGTTAAAGGAAGACATTGACTCTGACAGCGTTTTGTTGAATGAGAAAGAAGTAGAACCAGTTGATGACTCACTATGTAAGCAGGAAGTGGCTTGGCACTGTAACAAATCAGTGAACAACACAATGGGAAGTCTGAACAAAGCAAGCACTCTTCCACCTGAAGCTGAAGGGACCAACATTGAATATACGCAATGTCCAAAGTATCGCAAGTTCCAGCTAGCTTGTTGTAAGGAAAGTTGTGTCACAGATAAAAGTCTGAACAATCCTGCAACAGTTACCAGGGACAACTGGGACGTCTCCTGCTCGCCCCCCTCCAGCAGTGCTAAGAGCAAAAAAGAAGCTGATGTTGAATTCCCTCATATTTCCACCTCAAATTCCACCACACAGAGCGAAGGAGGGGCTCATGAGCCATGGAAAAATGACAAGAAAACAGAGAATGTCGGGGAGGTTGATGTGATTGAGAAAGACACACATGAAAGGCAACGCAAATGGAttaagaaggagagagagatgaATGTGGGGGAAGAGATCAGCTCTTCAGACAGATCCACTGTCAAGGAAGTCTCTTCAGGGTCAAGCACATCGCTGGGCGAGAGGTCATCAGGGTTTATATTGAAGCATTGCCCCCTGAAGACCTTTGTTGAAGCCCCTGCAATCACTCTGTCACAGGGGTTTGTCGTGGACATTACAGAGGGCAAGAAAACAAATAACTCTGGTGCACCGCCGCCAGTATCCATTACCCATAAGGCAGAGGAACAGGTTGAAGCTGAGGTAAAAATGGCAGACGATGAGATAGATTTGGGCTGGCAAGACAGAGGCAGCATGGAGAGCGTGACCCTGTCAGTAGATAATGCCAGAGAAAGGAGCACAGAGGAAAGAGAGATGGCCGAGCACCTGGCGAGGAGGCTGGGGTCCGACGTGGAGCCTGATGCAGGAAGTTCCTCCGATACAGGGAGCGGACAGGCACAGAGCAAGTCTTTAGAGTGGAGTAAGTGCCACAACATCAGCTCCACAAGCACCAGCTGTCCCTTTTTCCAGGATCTGGAGCAAGGCCGGTGTGGATGGAAGGGAGCAGAGCTGTCTGAGTGCGAGGGGGGCTCTCAGTCAGGTGTGTCATCCTTCAACTCGGGGGAGGATGGAGAGTGGGAgacggagacagaaggagacAGCGAGGCCTACGCAAGAGAGCGGGCCAGACAG GTGCAGTTGCCATTCTCTGTTGAGTGGATTGTTGATCTGAGCAGAAATGACTTCCAGCAGCTGCTGAAGCAACAGGTCTTTACCCGAGAACAGCTGGAGTTTGTCCACGATATGAGACGCCGCAGCAAAAACCGCCTCGCCGCTCAGCGTTGCCGCAAGAGGAAAGTAGACTGCATATATAATCTGCAGTGTGAAATCAACAAACTG aagacagagagggagacacTGATGACGGAGAAGAGCCACCTGAGCCAGATGAAGTCCAAAGCGTGTCACAATGTCTCTGCATTATGCCAGAGGGTCTGCAGCGAAGCCAACCTGCAGCCGGAGCAGCTCCAGGTGTTGGCCAAATACAGCTCCCCGGACTGCCCTGTGTCCTCTCTCTCTACTCACATGGACGCTCTCTTCTCACAGCCTGGGCTGCTCCTCCAGCCTCACGCTGTACGGTCAGATTGTCTGGTTGGCCATGATGAGTATATGGCGTCTGATGAGGCTTCCAGCTCCAGAAAGGATACACTCACCAGAGAGGATCATCATTCGCTTTAG
- the map3k7cl gene encoding MAP3K7 C-terminal-like protein produces MITSTRRVSPDKSEVRIAFSLEDTSDVKDVADIPQTFPDLEQRLQPVPPCVSLRESVQVHKEHCRMAREFHQVKHEIAAIEDRKRQLLAELVEDEKVAMEIARLEEEFLRLTEENRTLMTVHNECAQQLERLCLPNQTRQDSS; encoded by the exons ATGATCACCTCAACCAGAAGAGTGTCTCCTGATAAATCTGAAGTTAGAATCGCCTTCAGCCTCGAAGACACATCAG ATGTAAAAGATGTGGCGGACATCCCTCAGACTTTCCCAGACCTTGAACAGCGACTACAG CCAGTACCCCCCTGTGTGTCTTTGAGAGAGAGCGTCCAGGTGCACAAGGAACACTGCAGGATGGCCAGAGAGTTCCACCAGGTCAAACACGAGATTGCTGCCATTGAGGATCGCAA GCGTCAGTTGCTGGCAGAGCTGGTGGAGGATGAGAAGGTTGCCATGGAGATTGCCCGTCTAGAGGAGGAGTTTCTGCGTCTAACAGAGGAGAACCGCACACTGATGACTGTCCACAACGAGTGCGCTCAGCAGCTGGAGAGGCTCTGCTTACCCAATCAGACGAGGCAGGACTCctcgtga